Proteins encoded within one genomic window of Ptiloglossa arizonensis isolate GNS036 chromosome 3, iyPtiAriz1_principal, whole genome shotgun sequence:
- the LOC143144857 gene encoding putative helicase with zinc finger domain, translated as MTDHSVTINEEVKTPFPSGFAEKVHRDWIKSDNPETIVTCKQTKDVQIFHGTNLCCRSTSSDTVFNWNFRILARGKSLQRVVLTLDQNLGNFVLKSVSNSTNEIGITNGQEWCNVDFEATNTNTNTSTNTSTSTNTNTNTNANANVNGNESNSIYFMKIHFTANRYGTYRQNIILYFGEYPVILQRICMDCLPTKDFARILDATNYQFSQNPKTWMNETLLIQQFRSPVVPPRDSMEDKLSTIYPYPDKNNFFLTQETLTDAYLTQENYRGRLHELITVEELARHEQIARYNVISHMRLLSHYILTSMGDASTIAKYAPTGELFAQLPLSRGISEDTKSGRLFLRGCTRVLFKNILYKSEPVTIFEGHIEDKCTQTVYIRLSKECVKTLNLVANTDLEVQVQFLLNRSPFCEWHRAVDSLPDIGLVFLNKTHMEVKEAETLDLLNVDSSTFREHWDWFILYPLLNIEQRRALVVMTTPIEISLPPILLLGPFGTGKTFTIAQALHILLTKSSEHKILLCTHSNSAADLYIKEFFDVWYRTEKYSRLKPVRVFYKGRAKNTVHPVVQRYSLMKEDGTFRDPTEEDLRDCGLIVTTLAASSSLTCLNLSFTHIVVDEAAQALECEVLIPLSLATRQTRLILAGDQMQLAPEIYSDLANERGLGVSLLERIYGMYPHTHPCRIHLCQNYRSHEDIVKFTSEMFYDGVVKPASNLLVKHPVLEPLTFYAVQGEEVQDIHSTGYVHSREVYEVVNRVLELKNSWPVDLWGPYGDGSIGVLAYYAEQVQRIRTELRKRKLSDVSVERVLNVQGKQFTAVFISTVRTKTWCTVSAERNVKDYGFLTNPRLLNTAITRAKCFVAVVGDPIALLTIGSCRKLWQRYLEIADLHGTDRETLKYHLSLIPEVPFTTPLNPLAEEFIPRNQRYSYLVEYVSVPMMYPVIHCPDCWK; from the exons ATGACCGACCATTCGGTCACGATCAACGAAGAGGTTAagactccgtttccttccggcTTTGCCGAAAAAGTGCACCGCGACTGGATCAAGTCGGATAATCCTGAAACGATAGTCACTTGCAAACAAACGAAGGACGTGCAAATTTTCCACGGTACGAATCTTTGTTGTCGATCGACGAGCAGCGATACTgttttcaattggaattttaggATTTTGGCGCGCG GTAAAAGTTTACAAAGAGTAGTGTTAACTTTGGATCAGAATCTCGGAAACTTTGTTTTGAAATCCGTGTCCAACAGTACTAACGAGATTGGAATCACGAATGGTCAGGAATGGTGTAACGTAGATTTCGAGGCAACGAATACGAATACGAATACGAGTACGAATACGAGTACGAGTACGAATACGAATACGAATACAAATGCGAATGCGAATGTAAATGGAAACGAAAGTAATAGTATATACTTTATGAAAATACATTTCACCGCCAATCGATACGGCACTTATCGTCAGAATATCATTTTGTATTTCGGAGAGTATCCTGTGATACTTCAAAGAATTTGTATGGACTGTTTACCGACGAAAGACTTTGCGAGGATTCTCGATGCTACGAATTATCAATTTTCTCAGAACCCAAAGACATGGATGAACGAAACGTTGCTAATTCAGCAATTCCGATCGCCAGTCGTGCCGCCGAGAGATTCAATGGAGGACAAATTATCTACGATATATCCATATCCTGACAAAAATAACTTCTTCTTAACTCAGGAAACCCTTACGGATGCTTATTTAACGCAGGAAAATTACAGAGGTCGTCTTCACGAATTGATTACCGTGGAAGAACTAGCTAGACACGAACAAATCGCCAGATACAACGTAATCTCGCATATGCGTCTCCTTTCTCATTATATTTTGACTTCCATGGGCGATGCATCCACCATTGCCAAATACGCGCCAACCGGTGAGCTCTTTGCCCAG CTGCCGCTGAGTCGTGGTATCTCGGAAGATACAAAAAGCGGTAGGCTGTTCTTGAGAGGTTGCACTAGAGTACTTTTCAAGAATATATTGTACAAATCGGAACCGGTCACGATATTCGAGGGCCACATAGAGGATAAATGTACTCAAACCGTGtatatcagactatcgaaagaATGCGTGAAAACCTTAAATTTGGTAGCTAATACAGATTTGGAGGTGCAGGTGCAATTTCTATTAAATCGTTCGCCTTTTTGCGAGTGGCATAGAGCTGTAGATAGCCTTCCAGATATAGGACTAGTTTTTTTAAACAAGACACACATGGAAGTAAAAGAAGCGGAGACTTTAGATCTGCTAAATGTGGATTCGTCTACCTTTAGAGAACATTGGGATTGGTTCATACTGTATCCTTTATTGAACATAGAACAGAGAAGAGCTCTGGTTGTCATGACAACCCCTATAGAGATTTCTTTGCCACCTATTTTGTTACTCGGACCATTTGGAACAGGAAAAACGTTTACCATTGCCCAGGCACTTCATATCCTACTTACCAAAAGCAGCGAGCACAAGATTCTGCTTTGTACGCACAGTAACAGCGCAGCGGATCTCTACATTAAAGAATTCTTCGACGTTTGGTACAGAACAGAGAAGTATTCACGATTGAAACCTGTCAGAGTCTTTTACAAAGGTCGGGCTAAAAACACG GTACATCCGGTAGTCCAGAGGTACAGTTTGATGAAGGAAGACGGTACTTTTCGCGATCCAACCGAGGAGGACCTCCGAGATTGCGGTTTAATCGTGACGACCTTGGCGGCATCTAGTTCTTTAACGTGCTTGAACTTGTCGTTCACGCACATAGTGGTAGACGAAGCCGCTCAGGCGTTAGAATGCGAAGTTCTGATACCTCTGTCGTTGGCTACTCGACAGACTCGTTTAATTCTAGCGGGTGATCAAATGCAACTCGCTCCAGAAATTTATAGCGACCTAGCCAATGAACGCGGCCTGGGTGTGAGTCTTCTCGAGAGGATCTACGGGATGTACCCGCACACCCATCCTTGTAGAATACATCTTTGTCAGAATTACCGTTCTCACGAGGACATCGTTAAATTTACGTCCGAAATGTTTTACGACGGAGTCGTAAAGCCTGCTAGTAATTTATTGGTAAAGCATCCTGTATTAGAACCTTTGACCTTCTACGCTGTTCAGGGCGAGGAAGTGCAG GACATACATTCAACGGGGTACGTTCACAGTAGGGAGGTATACGAGGTAGTTAATCGTGTGTTAGAGCTGAAAAACAGTTGGCCGGTAGATCTTTGGGGACCATACGGCGATGGATCGATAGGAGTGCTGGCTTATTACGCGGAACAGGTGCAGAGGATACGCACGGAATTGCGGAAGCGCAAACTCTCCGACGTATCCGTCGAAAGGGTGCTGAACGTCCAGGGGAAACAATTCACCGCAGTCTTTATCAGCACCGTTCGGACCAAAACCTGGTGCACGGTATCTGCCGAGAGGAACGTCAAGGACTACGGCTTTTTAACGAATCCGAGGCTCTTGAACACAGCTATCACGCGGGCCAAATGTTTCGTGGCGGTGGTCGGGGACCCGATTGCGCTTTTAACGATAGGTTCTTGCCGAAAGCTGTGGCAAAGGTACTTGGAAATCGCCGATCTTCACGGCACGGACCGAGAAACTCTCAAGTATCATCTCAGCCTGATCCCCGAAGTTCCATTCACCACACCATTGAATCCACTGGCGGAGGAGTTCATACCCAGGAATCAACGGTACTCCTACCTCGTCGAGTACGTGTCAGTGCCGATGATGTATCCGGTGATTCATTGTCCGGATTGCTGGAAGTAG